The following DNA comes from Enterobacter sp. SA187.
TCCAGGCCCGTGAATCCAAGTACATCATGATGCACGCGCCAACCGAGCGTCTTGATGAAGTGATCGCCCTGCTGCCAGGTGCGGAACGTCCGACCATTTTACCGCTGGCAGGCGATCAGCAGCGCGTGGCGATGCACATGGTGAGCAGCGAGACGCTGTTTTGGGAAACCATGGAAAAACTGAAAGCGCTGGGCGCCAGTTCGATCCTGGTACTACCGATTGAGAAGATGATGGAGTGACGGCGATGAGCTTCAATACTGTAATCGACTGGAACAGCTGTAGCCCGGAGCAGCAACGTGAACTGTTGCAGCGCCCGGCGATCTCCGCCTCGGAAAGCATCAGCCGCACGGTCGCTGAGATCCTGGATAACGTGAAAGCCCGGGGTGACGATGCGCTGCGTGAGTACAGCGCGAAGTTTGATAAAACCGAGGTTGGCGCGCTGAAAGTCACCGCGCAGGAAATTGACGACGCCAGCGCCCGACTGGGAGAGACGCTGAAGCAGGCGATGGCCGTGGCGGTCAAAAATATCGACACCTTCCACATGGCGCAGCAGCTGCAAACCGTGGATGTCGAAACCCTGCCGGGCGTGCGCTGCCAGCAGGTGACCCGTCCGATCGATTCGGTCGGCCTGTATATTCCCGGCGGCTCCGCTCCGCTGTTCTCGACAGTATTGATGCTGGCGACACCGGCGCGCATCGCCGGTTGCCGGAAAGTGGTGCTCTGCTCACCGCCGCCGATTGCCGATGAAATTCTTTATGCCGCGAAGCTGTGCGGTGTGCAGGACGTCTATAAAGTGGGCGGCGCGCAGGCGATTGCGGCCATGGCTTTCGGCACCGATTCCATCCCGCACGTGGATAAAATTTTCGGCCCCGGCAACGCGTATGTGACCGAAGCCAAGCGTCAGGTCAGCCAGCGTCTTGATGGCGCGGCCATTGATATGCCTGCCGGGCCTTCTGAAGTGCTGGTGATCGCCGACAGCGGCGCGACGCCGGATTTCGTGGCCTCCGATCTGCTTTCCCAGGCCGAACACGGCCCGGACTCGCAGGTTATTCTGCTGACGCCGGACAACGCCATGGCAGAAGCGGTGGCGCAGGCCGTTGAGCGTCAGCTGGCGGATTTACCCCGTGCTGATACCGCCCGCCAGGCGCTGGCGGCCAGCCGTCTGATTGTGGCGCGGGACCTGGCGCAGTGCGTGGCCATCTCCAATGCCTACGGTCCGGAGCACCTGATCATCCAGACCCGCGAAGCGCGTGCGCTGGTTGACGACATCACCAGCGCCGGTTCGGTATTTCTGGGTGACTGGTCACCGGAATCGGCGGGGGAT
Coding sequences within:
- the hisD gene encoding histidinol dehydrogenase; amino-acid sequence: MSFNTVIDWNSCSPEQQRELLQRPAISASESISRTVAEILDNVKARGDDALREYSAKFDKTEVGALKVTAQEIDDASARLGETLKQAMAVAVKNIDTFHMAQQLQTVDVETLPGVRCQQVTRPIDSVGLYIPGGSAPLFSTVLMLATPARIAGCRKVVLCSPPPIADEILYAAKLCGVQDVYKVGGAQAIAAMAFGTDSIPHVDKIFGPGNAYVTEAKRQVSQRLDGAAIDMPAGPSEVLVIADSGATPDFVASDLLSQAEHGPDSQVILLTPDNAMAEAVAQAVERQLADLPRADTARQALAASRLIVARDLAQCVAISNAYGPEHLIIQTREARALVDDITSAGSVFLGDWSPESAGDYASGTNHVLPTYGYTATCSSLGLADFQKRMTVQELSRDGFAALASTIETLAAAERLHAHKNAVTLRVNALKEQA